In a single window of the Methylophaga frappieri genome:
- a CDS encoding FAD-dependent oxidoreductase, whose product MTSTAIDTDIVIIGAGIAGLWLHHRLNQLGYHALLLEAHQIGHAQTLAAQGIIHGGSKYALNGVLSNAAQAISAMPARWQACFHGSGEINLSQAKILADHQLLWSTQRLSSKLVSFFASKALQSRMQAIPKSARNGIFADPGFKGALYALDEPVVDVPSLLGCFQQNYGHRILHTGAATLKFIREGQGIHRLAIGDTLQIKAQHFIVTAGEGTGELLSHHHIQRPEMQLRPLQMLLCKSADPSSPLPAIYAHSLGSGSKPIATITSHSDQHGNMVWYLGGNIAEQGVGKSPDKLIREAQALLKQIMPWVSLPDLDWATVNINRAEPKQKGFSRPDSAFVESHDNLHIAWPTKLALAPDLSDQLISTLQNASTNQHSYPEVTVLPQATVATPLWDRAFS is encoded by the coding sequence ATGACGTCAACGGCCATCGATACGGATATTGTCATTATTGGCGCCGGTATTGCCGGACTATGGCTGCATCACCGTCTGAACCAGCTTGGCTATCATGCGTTATTACTGGAAGCGCATCAAATTGGCCATGCGCAAACACTTGCTGCACAAGGCATCATCCACGGCGGTAGCAAATATGCGTTAAATGGCGTTTTATCCAATGCGGCGCAAGCGATCAGTGCCATGCCGGCAAGATGGCAAGCCTGTTTTCATGGTTCGGGTGAGATTAATTTATCTCAGGCGAAGATTTTAGCCGATCATCAATTATTGTGGTCGACACAACGTTTATCCTCAAAACTGGTGTCATTTTTTGCCAGTAAAGCGTTGCAAAGCCGTATGCAAGCAATCCCTAAATCAGCACGAAATGGCATCTTTGCCGATCCCGGATTTAAAGGTGCCTTGTATGCGCTTGATGAACCTGTGGTGGATGTGCCCAGTTTATTAGGTTGTTTCCAGCAAAACTATGGACACCGGATATTGCATACCGGGGCGGCAACCCTGAAATTTATTCGGGAAGGACAAGGCATTCACCGTCTGGCGATTGGCGATACGCTCCAAATTAAGGCGCAGCACTTTATCGTCACTGCCGGCGAAGGCACCGGTGAGTTGTTATCACATCACCATATCCAGCGGCCTGAAATGCAGCTGAGACCTTTACAAATGCTGCTCTGCAAATCGGCCGATCCGTCATCGCCTTTGCCCGCCATTTATGCGCATAGCCTTGGCTCCGGGAGCAAACCAATAGCGACGATCACCAGCCACTCGGATCAACACGGTAATATGGTCTGGTATCTGGGCGGTAATATTGCCGAGCAGGGTGTGGGTAAATCGCCGGACAAATTAATCCGTGAGGCGCAGGCATTGCTTAAACAAATTATGCCCTGGGTATCGTTACCCGATCTCGACTGGGCAACGGTGAATATCAATCGCGCCGAACCCAAACAAAAAGGCTTCAGCCGACCGGACAGCGCCTTTGTAGAAAGCCATGACAACCTGCACATTGCCTGGCCAACCAAATTAGCACTCGCCCCGGATCTAAGTGATCAACTCATCTCAACGCTACAAAATGCGTCAACAAATCAGCACTCTTATCCCGAAGTGACGGTATTACCCCAAGCAACGGTTGCGACGCCATTATGGGATAGGGCGTTTTCATGA
- a CDS encoding lipopolysaccharide kinase InaA family protein has translation MTKLALGDLPDLPVTLTWQEQSITLQQTLRYLPEKRLVTKARWHDTPLLLKCFRRNRQGKRQWLAEQKGHQLMQEAGLNAPARLLMEADLAGCYAIAYAWLERATPLTEQDLTVPEKCRKIWSELAKLHDAGLIHQDLHCDNLLFVEDQFVMVDYTAVLAQKQPLSLAMRLEQVALLLAQFTAEGQDRLCQSISVYQNSLQSDQLFAFAEQLPAKRKQIEQQRHQTYLKKCFRTCTMTAYRHTLTYEYAFQREFWEKRHDDFITQLDTLIANGELLKQGNSATVAKVDLDGQVVVIKRYNLKSAWHFLKRCWRPSRAANAWRYGRLLTLIGLPTPTALGFVERRIGPLRCRAYLITAWLPGQELSARFPDKEPGGEIAKQIQALFQLLLRYRLVHGDLKASNILIDDQQQLQLIDLDAMSQCENNRQFARGHHRDWQRYQRNWSE, from the coding sequence ATGACTAAATTAGCGCTTGGAGACTTACCAGACTTGCCGGTTACCCTGACATGGCAAGAGCAGTCAATTACCTTGCAGCAAACATTACGTTACCTGCCTGAGAAAAGATTAGTCACGAAAGCAAGGTGGCATGACACGCCCCTCTTGTTGAAGTGTTTTCGCCGTAATCGACAAGGGAAAAGGCAGTGGTTGGCCGAACAAAAAGGGCATCAACTAATGCAAGAAGCGGGGTTAAATGCGCCCGCGCGGCTTTTAATGGAAGCTGATTTGGCGGGTTGTTATGCGATTGCCTATGCCTGGCTGGAACGGGCGACACCGCTGACCGAGCAGGATTTAACCGTGCCAGAAAAGTGTCGAAAAATCTGGTCTGAACTCGCTAAATTACACGATGCTGGTCTGATACATCAGGACCTGCATTGTGACAATTTGCTGTTTGTCGAGGATCAGTTTGTGATGGTCGACTATACCGCGGTGTTGGCACAGAAGCAGCCCTTGTCTCTGGCAATGCGACTGGAACAGGTCGCCCTTTTGTTAGCGCAGTTTACCGCGGAGGGACAAGACAGGCTATGCCAGTCTATTTCGGTCTATCAGAACAGCTTACAGTCTGATCAGTTATTTGCTTTTGCTGAGCAATTACCGGCAAAACGGAAACAAATTGAGCAACAGCGTCATCAGACGTATCTAAAAAAATGCTTTCGGACCTGCACGATGACCGCCTATCGGCATACCCTGACCTATGAGTATGCATTCCAGCGCGAGTTTTGGGAAAAACGGCATGATGACTTTATCACGCAGCTGGATACGCTAATTGCAAATGGAGAGTTACTCAAACAAGGTAACTCGGCAACGGTGGCGAAAGTGGACCTGGATGGTCAGGTGGTAGTGATTAAACGTTACAACCTGAAGTCAGCATGGCATTTTCTTAAACGGTGCTGGCGGCCAAGTCGCGCTGCCAATGCCTGGCGTTATGGTCGACTGCTGACTTTGATTGGCTTGCCGACACCGACGGCACTGGGCTTTGTTGAAAGACGAATCGGGCCATTACGCTGTCGTGCTTACCTGATTACGGCGTGGCTGCCAGGCCAAGAGTTATCGGCGCGGTTTCCTGATAAAGAGCCTGGTGGCGAGATTGCCAAACAGATTCAGGCACTGTTCCAACTGTTATTACGTTACCGTCTGGTGCATGGTGATTTGAAGGCCAGTAATATTCTAATTGATGACCAACAGCAACTTCAGCTGATCGATCTCGATGCCATGTCTCAATGTGAAAACAACCGGCAATTTGCGCGTGGCCATCATCGTGACTGGCAACGTTATCAACGTAACTGGTCAGAATGA
- a CDS encoding glycosyltransferase family 4 protein, with amino-acid sequence MQLAFAITEYFPFGGAQRDFIAVAKAMAHRGHQITVITAAWQGDFPCGWQKVIVSKAQFRTNHARLRALSDTVLAFQENHTFDAIIGFTKMAGLDIYFAADPSFVATRYHGIKKCLPRYRVYAQIEQQMFANKALKVFFLTQDQRLQYQRYFSVAAQNQQMLPVTVEPEFHYDPVRYDAGRRWRQEHQPESGRQVLLFVAADFHTKGLDRVIRALQQLSSEEREKLALWIVGNGKQAKYDKALAALTGLHYTFWGGQTTTHHFYFAADVLVHPARKEAAGMVIAEALAARLPVRISSVCGYRFLAEADPASRILPVKNRVAALAQEIRQISRMPLPLSRGQGGNGISRRPRADFCADQIEAWLR; translated from the coding sequence ATGCAACTTGCTTTTGCCATCACGGAATATTTTCCGTTCGGTGGGGCGCAGCGTGATTTTATTGCCGTTGCCAAAGCGATGGCTCATCGCGGACATCAGATAACGGTTATCACTGCAGCTTGGCAGGGTGACTTTCCCTGTGGCTGGCAAAAAGTCATTGTTAGTAAAGCACAATTTCGAACCAATCATGCGCGATTACGAGCGTTATCGGATACGGTTTTAGCTTTTCAGGAAAATCATACCTTTGATGCCATTATCGGCTTTACCAAAATGGCCGGACTGGATATCTACTTTGCTGCAGACCCGAGCTTTGTTGCGACACGGTATCACGGTATCAAAAAATGCTTACCGCGCTATCGGGTTTATGCACAAATAGAACAGCAGATGTTTGCTAATAAAGCCTTAAAAGTCTTTTTTCTAACCCAAGATCAACGCCTACAATATCAACGCTATTTTTCCGTGGCGGCGCAAAATCAGCAAATGTTACCGGTGACTGTCGAACCAGAATTTCATTATGACCCAGTGCGTTACGATGCTGGCAGGCGTTGGCGTCAGGAACATCAACCGGAATCGGGACGTCAGGTATTGTTATTCGTCGCGGCAGATTTTCATACAAAAGGTCTGGATCGCGTCATCCGAGCTTTACAGCAACTGAGTTCAGAAGAGCGCGAAAAATTGGCCTTATGGATCGTTGGCAACGGAAAACAAGCGAAATATGACAAGGCGTTAGCCGCGTTAACGGGTTTGCACTACACCTTTTGGGGCGGACAAACAACGACGCATCATTTCTACTTCGCGGCGGATGTATTAGTGCACCCTGCCCGGAAGGAAGCGGCGGGCATGGTGATTGCCGAGGCGTTGGCTGCCCGGTTACCGGTCAGAATTTCATCTGTGTGTGGTTACCGTTTTCTGGCTGAGGCGGATCCTGCGTCGCGAATATTACCTGTCAAAAACAGGGTTGCTGCCCTGGCGCAAGAGATTAGACAAATCAGCCGCATGCCTTTACCTCTATCACGTGGTCAAGGCGGCAATGGCATTAGTCGTCGGCCCCGTGCCGATTTCTGTGCCGATCAGATTGAGGCATGGTTACGTTGA
- a CDS encoding carbamoyltransferase, whose product MIVLGLSGAVGHDASAAIYIDGKLIAAAEEERFLRDKHAKGKMAYEATRFCLQQAGIRPDEIDMVAFPFAEIPLTTPARWHYAKRHWYAPDRALLALFNGNRRYWRNHKHVMQLLDDLGIGANRVKFVPVEHHLAHASSAYHLSGFKEKTAIIGIDGKGEYATTFFGYGENGQIHKIKEFYDPDSLGGLYGALTEYLGFEMLDGEFKVMGMAPYGDPDRFDFSRLIDCQDGQFRINTKLVNTVGLRRFKKNGKGYFFSPALIEWLGPMREGDEKDEPYIDYAASIQALLEKCALHLIDYYLGDIIKETGKIAYAGGVALNVKLNQRIIAMPGVKELFVQPAAGDAGTAIGAASYAATQAGMIIEPMQHAYLGPAYTTQQCIDACEAYTQPVTWQKLDNVTAETAQLLDAGNPVAWFQGRMEFGPRALGNRSILGSPSHPGVADRINAQIKYRERWRPFCPSMLDTVAEEILQTAHPSPYMTFTFDVAESWKSRIPEVVHEDGTARAQIVTAQTNPRYYDLISELAKRNGNAVVLNTSLNRRGEPMVCSPIDALNMFFGSDLQYLVMEDILVTKTV is encoded by the coding sequence ATGATTGTTTTAGGACTTTCCGGCGCCGTCGGGCATGATGCCTCCGCTGCAATTTATATCGATGGCAAATTGATCGCTGCCGCTGAAGAAGAGCGTTTTCTGCGTGACAAACATGCCAAAGGCAAAATGGCCTACGAAGCAACCCGATTTTGCTTGCAGCAAGCTGGAATCCGTCCAGATGAAATTGATATGGTCGCTTTCCCGTTTGCTGAAATTCCGTTGACGACACCCGCTCGCTGGCATTACGCAAAACGCCACTGGTATGCCCCTGACCGTGCATTATTGGCACTGTTCAACGGAAATCGCCGCTATTGGCGGAATCATAAACACGTCATGCAATTATTGGATGACCTTGGCATTGGCGCCAACCGAGTCAAGTTTGTGCCGGTGGAACACCATCTTGCTCATGCCAGCAGTGCCTATCATCTAAGTGGTTTTAAAGAAAAAACCGCCATTATTGGCATTGATGGTAAAGGCGAATATGCCACCACTTTTTTTGGTTATGGTGAAAACGGCCAGATTCACAAAATCAAAGAATTTTATGACCCGGACTCGTTGGGCGGACTATATGGTGCATTAACAGAGTATCTGGGCTTTGAAATGCTCGATGGCGAGTTTAAGGTTATGGGCATGGCCCCCTATGGCGACCCAGACCGTTTTGATTTTTCCCGCCTGATTGACTGCCAAGATGGCCAATTCCGCATCAATACCAAACTGGTCAATACTGTGGGGCTTCGGCGCTTCAAGAAAAATGGCAAAGGCTATTTTTTCAGCCCGGCCCTGATTGAGTGGCTAGGGCCAATGCGCGAAGGCGATGAAAAAGACGAACCGTATATTGATTACGCCGCCAGCATTCAGGCATTGCTGGAAAAATGTGCCTTGCATCTGATTGATTATTATCTGGGCGATATTATCAAAGAAACCGGCAAAATCGCTTATGCTGGCGGTGTCGCACTGAACGTCAAATTAAATCAGCGCATCATTGCCATGCCCGGTGTCAAAGAGCTCTTCGTGCAACCAGCTGCTGGCGATGCTGGTACCGCTATTGGCGCGGCCAGCTACGCCGCCACTCAAGCCGGGATGATCATCGAACCCATGCAACATGCCTATCTTGGCCCTGCTTACACGACGCAGCAGTGTATTGATGCCTGTGAAGCCTACACGCAACCCGTGACATGGCAAAAACTGGATAATGTGACCGCTGAGACGGCGCAGCTGCTTGATGCAGGTAATCCCGTTGCCTGGTTTCAGGGACGCATGGAGTTTGGCCCGCGCGCGCTGGGTAATCGGAGTATTCTGGGGTCACCCAGTCACCCGGGCGTTGCCGATCGCATCAATGCCCAAATCAAGTACCGAGAAAGATGGCGCCCATTCTGTCCCAGTATGCTGGATACCGTGGCAGAAGAGATTTTACAGACTGCCCATCCTAGCCCGTATATGACTTTTACCTTTGATGTCGCAGAAAGCTGGAAGTCACGCATCCCGGAAGTGGTGCATGAGGATGGCACGGCTCGGGCACAGATTGTGACGGCGCAAACCAATCCGCGTTATTACGATCTGATAAGTGAATTGGCAAAACGAAACGGCAATGCGGTGGTGCTCAATACTTCGCTCAACCGGCGCGGTGAACCGATGGTGTGTAGTCCAATCGATGCCTTGAATATGTTTTTTGGTTCCGATCTGCAGTATCTGGTTATGGAAGATATTCTCGTTACTAAAACAGTGTGA
- a CDS encoding aldo/keto reductase, translated as MSALKQTRIADSDVVVSALGLGTVKLGRNTGVKYPDNFTIPDDEAALKLLDTAWHLGVNLIDTAPAYGNSETRLGHLLPQLAHPFVICTKAGEHFDPETSQSHFDFSKSGLQRSVETSLKRLNQDTLDIVLIHSDGQDLPIIHHHHALDTLNEMKAQGLIKAVGMSTKTVAGGLQALHQSDIVMVTHNLAYQDEQAVLDTAAEQNKAIFIKKAFASGHLPNQDDAIQASFKLNFANPAVASIIIGTINLAHLTDNIVKANDLLARY; from the coding sequence ATGAGCGCTTTAAAACAAACCCGTATTGCCGATTCCGATGTGGTGGTATCGGCACTGGGTCTTGGCACGGTGAAACTGGGCCGAAATACCGGCGTAAAATATCCGGACAACTTTACTATCCCCGATGATGAGGCGGCACTCAAGTTGCTTGATACCGCGTGGCATCTGGGGGTTAACTTGATTGACACCGCGCCAGCTTATGGTAACAGTGAAACTCGCCTCGGCCATTTACTTCCTCAATTAGCGCATCCCTTTGTCATTTGTACTAAAGCCGGCGAGCATTTTGATCCCGAAACCAGTCAGTCTCACTTTGACTTTTCGAAAAGCGGATTACAGCGCAGCGTTGAAACCAGCCTCAAGCGACTCAATCAGGACACTTTGGATATTGTCTTGATTCATTCAGATGGCCAGGATCTGCCGATTATTCACCATCACCATGCGTTGGATACCTTGAATGAGATGAAAGCGCAGGGACTGATAAAAGCGGTGGGTATGTCAACAAAAACCGTTGCCGGTGGCTTACAGGCATTGCACCAGTCCGATATTGTGATGGTGACGCATAATCTGGCCTATCAGGATGAACAAGCTGTATTGGATACTGCGGCCGAGCAAAACAAGGCGATTTTCATAAAAAAAGCCTTTGCCAGTGGTCACTTGCCGAATCAAGACGATGCCATTCAAGCAAGCTTTAAACTGAACTTTGCCAATCCCGCTGTCGCAAGCATCATTATCGGTACGATTAATCTCGCCCATTTAACCGATAATATCGTTAAAGCAAACGACCTGTTGGCAAGGTATTGA
- a CDS encoding polysaccharide pyruvyl transferase family protein, with product MRAPLKLHWSASKPNFGDALSPRICEIISGRKIVYAPVKQCDLIAIGSLLHRLPEHWFSRRLSVWGSGFIEAKKPHQSRHHYHAIRGALSRDIISAGPDTPLGDPGLLAHLLLSGSKPTKKFTVGLVAHYKDKSHPLLAQLCDRYADVTLIDIFLPPAMFLQRLQTCEVIFSSAMHGLIAADALGIANARIQLSNDLRGGDFKFADYYTNFGISAAPIALTVDEIHHQAEHIVNSYHRPGLTEIQSQLIAAFPSF from the coding sequence GTGCGGGCCCCCCTTAAACTTCACTGGTCAGCTTCGAAGCCCAATTTTGGGGATGCGCTCTCGCCACGCATTTGTGAAATTATCTCGGGTCGCAAAATCGTTTATGCCCCCGTTAAACAATGCGACTTGATCGCTATCGGCAGTTTATTGCATCGTTTGCCTGAACATTGGTTTAGCCGTCGGCTATCGGTTTGGGGCAGCGGGTTTATTGAAGCGAAAAAGCCGCATCAATCTCGCCACCATTATCATGCTATCCGAGGTGCGCTTAGCCGAGACATCATTAGCGCCGGCCCAGACACACCACTCGGTGATCCCGGACTCCTTGCTCATCTGCTATTGTCGGGTTCAAAACCAACAAAAAAGTTTACTGTTGGTTTGGTTGCGCATTACAAAGACAAATCCCATCCATTATTAGCGCAGCTTTGTGATCGCTATGCTGATGTCACCTTGATTGATATTTTTCTGCCACCCGCCATGTTTCTGCAACGACTGCAAACCTGTGAGGTTATTTTTTCATCGGCCATGCATGGGTTAATTGCTGCCGATGCACTTGGCATTGCTAATGCACGTATTCAGCTTTCGAATGACTTGCGAGGTGGTGATTTCAAGTTTGCCGATTATTACACTAATTTTGGTATTTCAGCGGCGCCTATAGCCCTGACAGTTGACGAAATCCATCATCAAGCCGAACACATTGTGAACAGCTATCACCGTCCCGGTTTAACTGAAATTCAGTCTCAACTTATCGCCGCTTTTCCATCATTCTGA
- the pstS gene encoding phosphate ABC transporter substrate-binding protein PstS, translating into MKLFTNKAKSLLLAGTLMGAMTSLTAQADMKLIGSGASFPAPIYSKWFKDFSKEHDGVRVDYQSKGSGGGISDFINETVDFAASDAAMKDEEIAKVNKGTILLPMTAGEVVLTFNLDGVTSLNLPRDVYPEIFMGKITQWNDPKIQAANPNVTLPEKRITVVVRADSSGTSYVFTNHLSAISDAFKETVGTAKSPNWPNAGTFVKAPKNDGIAATVKQTPGAIGYVEYGFAKLTKLPTAKLENQKGNFIEAGSESGAQALASTPFPTTNLPNSDVPDLRGWVTDPSSEEAYPIASFTWLLVYKDMDDEKAKVMRDLIEYMVTTGQKSADSLGYIPLPENVIEKVRNAAKMIQ; encoded by the coding sequence ATGAAGTTATTCACAAACAAGGCTAAATCACTGTTGCTTGCGGGCACATTGATGGGTGCCATGACCTCACTGACAGCCCAGGCTGACATGAAATTAATTGGTTCTGGTGCCAGTTTCCCTGCCCCGATTTACAGCAAATGGTTTAAAGACTTCAGCAAAGAACATGACGGTGTTCGCGTTGACTATCAATCAAAAGGTAGCGGTGGTGGTATCAGCGACTTCATCAACGAAACCGTTGACTTTGCGGCCAGCGATGCCGCGATGAAAGATGAGGAAATCGCTAAGGTTAATAAAGGAACAATTTTGCTGCCGATGACGGCTGGCGAAGTCGTACTCACCTTTAATCTCGACGGTGTGACCAGTTTGAACCTGCCACGCGATGTGTACCCTGAAATCTTCATGGGTAAAATCACGCAATGGAATGACCCAAAAATTCAAGCGGCTAACCCGAACGTAACGCTTCCTGAAAAGCGCATCACTGTCGTCGTTCGTGCTGATTCCAGTGGTACCAGCTACGTCTTTACCAATCACTTATCGGCCATCAGTGATGCATTTAAAGAAACCGTTGGTACCGCCAAATCACCAAATTGGCCTAACGCTGGTACCTTTGTTAAAGCCCCTAAAAATGACGGTATTGCTGCCACGGTTAAACAAACGCCGGGCGCCATCGGCTATGTGGAATACGGTTTTGCCAAGCTGACTAAACTGCCAACAGCCAAACTGGAAAACCAAAAAGGCAACTTTATTGAAGCCGGTTCAGAAAGTGGTGCTCAAGCCTTAGCCAGCACGCCTTTCCCGACCACTAACCTGCCAAACAGCGATGTGCCGGATCTGCGTGGCTGGGTAACGGATCCTTCTAGTGAAGAAGCCTATCCTATCGCCTCATTTACTTGGTTATTAGTTTATAAAGACATGGACGATGAAAAAGCCAAAGTCATGCGTGATCTTATCGAATACATGGTGACGACTGGCCAGAAATCCGCTGATTCTCTGGGTTATATCCCGTTACCAGAAAACGTCATCGAAAAAGTCCGTAATGCGGCAAAAATGATTCAGTAA
- a CDS encoding D-sedoheptulose-7-phosphate isomerase, producing MSFDATLQRHQRMVESLFELAPQLDALLKRVCDCVLAGNKILFFGNGGSAADAQHLAAEFVIRYKDDRRPLGAIALTTDTSILTAHSNDYAFDTVFDRQITALAKPGDLAFGFSTSGNSQNVINGVRAAQSVGIYTVAFTGQNGGALHTLADECIRVASTETARIQEGHLIIGHWLCEAVDSQLHS from the coding sequence GTGTCATTTGATGCCACTTTGCAACGTCACCAGCGCATGGTTGAAAGCCTGTTTGAGCTGGCGCCACAGTTAGATGCGTTATTAAAACGTGTTTGTGACTGTGTTTTAGCCGGAAACAAAATTTTGTTTTTCGGCAATGGCGGCAGTGCCGCGGATGCACAACATTTGGCAGCAGAATTTGTCATTCGATACAAAGATGACCGTCGTCCACTAGGGGCGATTGCGTTGACAACGGATACCTCAATTTTGACGGCGCATAGTAATGACTATGCGTTTGATACTGTCTTTGATCGCCAGATAACCGCCTTGGCCAAACCCGGCGACTTGGCGTTTGGTTTTTCCACATCGGGTAACAGTCAGAATGTGATTAATGGCGTCCGCGCCGCACAGTCTGTCGGCATTTATACAGTCGCTTTTACAGGCCAGAATGGCGGTGCTCTCCATACTTTGGCTGATGAGTGTATCCGTGTTGCCAGTACCGAAACCGCTCGCATCCAGGAAGGCCATTTAATTATCGGGCATTGGTTATGTGAAGCGGTAGATAGTCAACTCCATTCATGA
- a CDS encoding glycosyltransferase family 2 protein, with product MSQKLVTILVPNYKTLLITQICLRLIRHHTDPALADVIVIDNDSNDESTEYLRSLPWITLIERPAVPGETGVQAHSRALDLALKQVTTPYVLSIHTDTFIKRRDWLEFLLAQFDSPNVAGVGSWKLESKSRLRQLGIRFEQSWKYALHKWFGYEGYRPERLDSSLHYLRSHCAIYKTDIIQQLATGFADGDATAGKVMHQKMRDHGYEMKFLPSSELGQYIDHLNHATSILNPELRRNPKHNRRNHRRIKNKLRGIDAVSLLANPDLDK from the coding sequence ATGTCGCAAAAACTGGTCACCATTTTAGTCCCGAATTACAAAACCCTGCTGATTACGCAAATTTGTCTTCGCCTGATTCGACACCATACCGATCCGGCGCTGGCCGATGTCATTGTCATCGATAACGATTCTAACGACGAGTCAACAGAGTATTTACGCAGCCTGCCATGGATAACCCTGATAGAACGACCAGCTGTGCCCGGCGAAACTGGGGTTCAAGCCCATTCACGTGCATTGGATTTGGCTTTAAAGCAGGTCACCACCCCATACGTCTTATCCATCCATACGGATACCTTTATCAAGCGTCGCGACTGGCTGGAATTTTTACTGGCGCAGTTTGATTCGCCTAATGTCGCAGGTGTTGGTTCATGGAAGCTGGAATCAAAGTCCCGCCTCAGGCAACTGGGCATTCGTTTTGAACAAAGCTGGAAGTATGCCCTGCATAAATGGTTTGGCTATGAAGGTTATCGACCAGAACGGCTGGATTCCAGCCTACATTATCTTCGCAGCCATTGCGCCATCTATAAAACCGATATTATTCAACAATTAGCAACGGGGTTTGCTGATGGTGATGCCACTGCCGGTAAAGTCATGCATCAGAAGATGCGCGATCATGGCTATGAGATGAAATTCCTGCCCTCGTCTGAGCTGGGCCAATATATTGATCATTTGAACCACGCTACCTCGATTTTAAATCCTGAGTTGCGACGCAATCCAAAACATAATCGTCGTAACCACCGTAGAATTAAAAACAAATTACGCGGCATTGATGCCGTGTCACTTCTGGCCAACCCGGATCTGGACAAATAA
- the rfaP gene encoding lipopolysaccharide core heptose(I) kinase RfaP — protein MVTLMKPEVYLREELKAVLAGRSPFDFFKMVEGDIYRDKEGRRTLRFIAEGKRYFVKYHQGVGWREIWKNLLQARLPIISARNEWQAIQTLHRVGVDTMTLAGYGETGLNPAQRRSFVVTDELTHTMSLEYLGEQWQHNAPSLKSKRLLIDKLADMTRRMHHAGLNHRDYYLCHVLLTETFAQTNTISEQTQLFLIDLHRAQQRKRVPARWLIKDLASLYFSAHAVSLTKRDKLRFIRAYSGLSLRFCLTHDRRFWHKVQKRRDALMAKWQRQHD, from the coding sequence ATGGTTACGTTGATGAAACCAGAAGTCTATCTTCGTGAAGAGTTAAAGGCTGTCTTGGCGGGCCGCTCGCCATTTGACTTCTTTAAAATGGTTGAGGGTGATATTTACAGGGATAAAGAAGGCCGGCGCACACTTCGGTTTATTGCTGAAGGCAAACGTTATTTTGTGAAATATCATCAAGGTGTCGGCTGGCGAGAGATATGGAAAAATCTGTTGCAGGCACGGTTACCAATTATCAGCGCGCGGAATGAGTGGCAGGCCATCCAAACTCTGCATCGCGTTGGGGTGGATACCATGACCCTGGCAGGGTATGGGGAAACGGGCCTCAATCCAGCCCAGCGTCGCTCGTTTGTCGTCACTGATGAATTGACCCATACCATGAGTCTGGAGTATCTCGGTGAACAATGGCAGCATAATGCGCCCAGCCTAAAAAGTAAGCGCTTACTAATAGACAAATTGGCAGATATGACCAGGCGCATGCATCATGCCGGCCTGAATCATCGTGACTATTATCTCTGCCATGTTTTGCTGACCGAAACGTTTGCACAGACGAATACGATTTCTGAGCAAACGCAACTGTTTTTGATTGATCTGCATCGTGCCCAGCAACGTAAGCGCGTACCCGCGCGCTGGTTAATCAAAGATTTGGCGTCACTGTATTTTTCGGCGCATGCGGTATCACTGACCAAGCGGGATAAGCTGCGTTTTATTCGAGCTTACAGTGGCTTGTCATTACGATTTTGCCTGACCCATGATCGCCGTTTTTGGCATAAAGTGCAGAAACGGCGTGATGCCTTAATGGCCAAATGGCAGCGACAGCATGACTAA